One Deinococcus grandis DNA window includes the following coding sequences:
- a CDS encoding SCO family protein, with protein MTGVSKWVTAALLVVAAVLGGLLVMRRAAPGVSAGEALDQPKALSALALVDDRGRATTLAASDGRVRLVFYGFVRCPDVCPATLASLKNTYAALSAEQRSRVQVQFVTVDPGHDTPGVVREYLDRFDPAFTGLTGKAETIDAAAREMFVANVAPMPTEDHSAHMDMGQGQTASGASNAAQVGAAAAVAARIHGDQVSVVDGQGRFVRVYGNLDVVGGDLERDLPGLIRLYAGR; from the coding sequence ATGACGGGTGTCTCGAAATGGGTGACGGCGGCGCTGCTGGTGGTCGCGGCGGTGCTGGGTGGACTGCTGGTGATGCGGCGGGCCGCGCCGGGCGTGTCGGCGGGTGAGGCGCTGGATCAGCCGAAGGCCCTGAGCGCGCTGGCGCTGGTGGATGACCGGGGGCGGGCGACGACGCTGGCGGCCTCGGACGGGCGGGTGCGGCTGGTGTTCTACGGGTTCGTGCGCTGCCCGGACGTGTGCCCGGCGACGCTGGCGAGCCTGAAGAACACGTACGCGGCGCTGAGCGCCGAGCAGCGGTCGCGGGTGCAGGTGCAGTTCGTCACGGTGGACCCCGGGCACGACACGCCGGGCGTGGTGCGTGAGTACCTGGACCGCTTCGATCCGGCGTTCACGGGCCTGACCGGGAAGGCAGAGACGATCGACGCGGCGGCGCGGGAGATGTTCGTGGCGAACGTGGCCCCGATGCCCACGGAGGACCACAGCGCGCACATGGACATGGGGCAGGGGCAGACGGCCAGTGGCGCGTCGAATGCCGCCCAGGTGGGCGCGGCAGCGGCGGTGGCGGCACGGATTCACGGGGATCAGGTGAGTGTCGTGGACGGTCAGGGCCGGTTCGTGCGGGTGTACGGGAACCTGGACGTGGTGGGCGGTGA
- a CDS encoding cbb3-type cytochrome c oxidase subunit I → MTVQHAPVQESGARPGLWAVLKDYMMTTDHKKIGTLYIVTSILGFAIAGILAVLIRLQLAIPDNTFLVGNTYNQVLTMHAALMIFFFLIPIGLFGFGNWFLPLQLGVRDVALPRINTFAVWLFIFSLILVVLGLANGGAPGVGWTFYYPLSVDANQTGVTVLMVALTLNGVASLLGSANFAATIVNMRAPGMSLWQMPIFAWSIFATSMLQLVSLGGLTAAALVTYLELKLGLSMFNPGIGGVPVMFQQFFWFYSHPAVYVMLLPYLGIGAEIASTMARKPMFGYRVMVYSILGIVLVSLLVWVHHMFAVGLPEAWQIAFMIATLIVAVPTGVKIFNLIGTLWGGRIIMKSPTYWLVGFIFNFLIGGITGVSLGLIPFDYQVTMSYYVVAHFHNVMMFGTAFLAMGGLYYWWPKMTGRFLNEKLGLAHFWLFMIGSWMTFLPQYILGLLGMPRRYYTYPEGNFAWTELNFISTLGALTLLAGGIVWVWNMLQSFRQPATASANPWGGFTLEWTADSPPKAYNFAHDFPTTFPTERPLYDWEQSGQTLTPVDPKSIHLPQDSIWPFMTAVGLLLMGYGLSFGWFTNYNPATGLQPFADATFAFKLATVVLYLSIPVFLYSLFKWAGTREYAVPVAHHHLTKYDNGFMGMAWFIISEVGLFGVLISGYVYLRVIGAAEPPALRPSIWLAALNTLVLVASSFVIHRAEQDNHHGKLTRFRIGMFVTLLLGAIFMIFQVYEFTLFGVESDWKQNLWQACFFTIVGLHGLHILIGGTGIALPFYQSLTGKMDKYNHGSITPASLYWHLVDVVWLLIVAIFYAW, encoded by the coding sequence GTGACCGTTCAGCATGCCCCCGTTCAGGAGTCCGGGGCCCGCCCGGGCCTCTGGGCCGTCCTGAAGGACTACATGATGACGACCGATCACAAGAAGATCGGGACGCTCTACATCGTGACCAGCATCCTGGGCTTCGCCATCGCGGGGATCCTCGCGGTGCTGATCCGCCTGCAGCTGGCCATACCGGACAACACCTTCCTGGTGGGCAACACCTACAACCAGGTGCTGACCATGCACGCCGCGCTGATGATCTTCTTCTTCCTGATCCCGATCGGTCTGTTCGGCTTCGGGAACTGGTTCCTGCCGCTGCAGCTGGGCGTGCGGGACGTGGCGCTGCCGCGCATCAACACCTTCGCAGTGTGGCTGTTCATCTTCAGCCTGATCCTGGTCGTGCTGGGCCTCGCCAACGGCGGCGCGCCCGGCGTCGGCTGGACCTTCTACTACCCCCTGAGCGTCGACGCGAACCAGACCGGCGTGACCGTACTGATGGTCGCCCTGACCCTGAACGGCGTCGCGTCCCTGCTGGGCAGCGCGAACTTCGCGGCCACCATCGTGAACATGCGCGCACCCGGCATGAGCCTGTGGCAGATGCCGATCTTCGCCTGGAGCATCTTCGCGACCTCCATGCTGCAGCTGGTGTCCCTGGGCGGCCTGACTGCCGCGGCGCTCGTCACGTACCTGGAACTGAAGCTGGGCCTGAGCATGTTCAACCCCGGCATCGGTGGCGTGCCCGTGATGTTCCAGCAGTTCTTCTGGTTCTACTCGCACCCGGCGGTGTACGTGATGCTGCTGCCCTACCTGGGCATCGGCGCGGAGATCGCCAGCACCATGGCCCGCAAACCCATGTTCGGCTACCGCGTGATGGTGTACTCGATCCTGGGGATCGTGCTGGTCAGCCTGCTGGTGTGGGTCCACCACATGTTCGCCGTGGGCCTGCCCGAGGCGTGGCAGATCGCGTTCATGATCGCCACCCTGATCGTGGCCGTGCCGACCGGCGTGAAGATCTTCAACCTGATCGGCACGCTGTGGGGCGGGCGGATCATCATGAAGTCCCCCACCTACTGGCTGGTGGGCTTCATCTTCAACTTCCTGATCGGCGGGATCACCGGCGTGTCGCTGGGCCTGATTCCCTTCGACTACCAGGTGACGATGTCGTACTACGTGGTGGCGCACTTCCACAACGTGATGATGTTCGGCACCGCGTTCCTCGCCATGGGCGGCCTGTACTACTGGTGGCCCAAGATGACTGGCCGATTCCTGAACGAGAAGCTGGGCCTGGCGCACTTCTGGCTGTTCATGATCGGCTCGTGGATGACCTTCCTGCCCCAGTACATCCTGGGTCTGCTGGGCATGCCCCGGCGCTACTACACCTACCCCGAAGGCAACTTCGCGTGGACGGAACTGAACTTCATCTCCACGCTGGGCGCCCTGACCCTGCTGGCCGGCGGCATCGTGTGGGTGTGGAACATGCTCCAGAGCTTCCGTCAGCCCGCCACGGCCTCCGCCAACCCCTGGGGCGGCTTCACGCTGGAATGGACGGCGGACAGCCCGCCGAAGGCCTACAACTTCGCGCATGACTTCCCCACCACCTTCCCCACCGAGCGCCCCCTGTACGACTGGGAGCAGAGCGGGCAGACCCTCACGCCCGTGGACCCCAAGAGCATCCACCTGCCGCAGGACAGCATCTGGCCGTTCATGACCGCCGTGGGCCTGCTGCTGATGGGCTACGGCCTGAGTTTCGGCTGGTTCACGAACTACAACCCCGCCACCGGCCTGCAGCCCTTCGCGGACGCGACCTTCGCGTTCAAGCTGGCCACGGTCGTGCTGTACCTCAGCATCCCGGTGTTCCTGTACAGCCTGTTCAAGTGGGCGGGCACCCGTGAGTACGCCGTACCGGTCGCGCACCACCACCTGACGAAGTACGACAACGGCTTCATGGGCATGGCCTGGTTCATCATCAGCGAAGTCGGCCTGTTCGGCGTGCTGATCTCCGGGTACGTGTACCTGCGCGTCATCGGCGCTGCCGAGCCGCCCGCGCTGCGCCCCAGCATCTGGCTGGCCGCGCTGAACACCCTGGTCCTCGTCGCGAGTTCCTTCGTGATTCACCGCGCCGAGCAGGACAACCACCACGGGAAACTCACCCGCTTCCGCATCGGCATGTTCGTCACGCTGCTGCTCGGCGCGATCTTCATGATCTTCCAGGTGTACGAGTTCACGCTGTTCGGCGTGGAAAGCGACTGGAAGCAGAACCTGTGGCAGGCGTGCTTCTTCACCATCGTGGGCCTGCACGGTCTGCACATCCTGATCGGCGGCACCGGCATCGCCCTGCCCTTCTACCAGTCCCTGACCGGCAAGATGGACAAGTACAACCACGGCTCGATCACCCCCGCCAGCCTGTACTGGCACCTGGTGGACGTCGTGTGGCTGCTGATCGTCGCGATCTTCTACGCCTGGTAA
- the coxB gene encoding cytochrome c oxidase subunit II, whose translation MNTTTHRHSGTRRRVRQALPIAAILGATLLTGCQQVNQSLTIGDMASAYNREIFWMSIWAIALSIIIFIGVSYALFYTVQKFREDKHDAPPAQFHGNNKLETILVAVPVVIVILLSVLAVKSMAALNPTPNQATKVDVLARQFWWNFSYPETTSDAGGVVTNGNEMIMPTKEAVALTVTSGDVIHGFWAPNIGGQRAAMPSVKKTWQVDNDRAGVYQGNCSQLCGASHANMRYKVVALDQERYNTTLAAMKAYRAPEPAPGSAEARGFALFMQGKASTGAVACASCHRVQGTPAAGVAGPDLSFFGTRRTLGAGMWEAMTDAQWTDAKAAGELHAWLKQSPVVKPGSLMPRYDGGEYMVQGKKVKGGTLTDTEIDDIAAYLRSLKLPEEADYWKGTPVHGAPDGGTQ comes from the coding sequence TTGAATACCACCACACACCGCCACAGCGGCACACGGAGGCGAGTCCGGCAGGCCCTGCCCATCGCGGCGATCCTGGGCGCGACTCTACTGACCGGCTGCCAGCAGGTGAACCAGTCCCTGACCATCGGGGACATGGCATCCGCTTACAACCGGGAGATCTTCTGGATGAGCATCTGGGCGATTGCTCTGTCCATCATCATCTTCATCGGCGTGTCGTACGCGCTGTTCTACACGGTGCAGAAGTTCCGTGAAGACAAGCACGACGCGCCGCCCGCCCAGTTCCACGGGAACAACAAGCTCGAGACCATCCTGGTGGCCGTGCCGGTCGTCATCGTGATCCTGCTGAGCGTGCTGGCGGTCAAGAGCATGGCCGCACTGAACCCCACGCCCAACCAGGCGACCAAGGTGGACGTGCTGGCCCGGCAGTTCTGGTGGAACTTCTCGTACCCCGAGACCACCAGCGACGCGGGCGGCGTGGTCACCAACGGCAACGAGATGATCATGCCAACCAAGGAAGCCGTGGCCCTGACGGTCACGAGTGGCGACGTCATTCACGGGTTCTGGGCCCCGAACATCGGTGGTCAGCGCGCCGCGATGCCCAGCGTGAAGAAGACCTGGCAGGTCGACAACGACCGCGCCGGCGTGTACCAGGGCAACTGCTCGCAGCTGTGCGGGGCCAGCCACGCCAACATGCGTTACAAGGTCGTCGCGCTGGATCAGGAGCGGTACAACACCACCCTGGCCGCCATGAAAGCCTACCGCGCCCCCGAACCCGCCCCCGGCAGCGCCGAGGCGCGCGGCTTCGCGCTGTTCATGCAGGGCAAGGCCAGCACCGGCGCCGTGGCCTGCGCCAGCTGCCACCGCGTGCAGGGCACCCCCGCCGCCGGCGTCGCCGGCCCGGACCTGAGCTTCTTCGGCACGCGCCGCACGCTGGGCGCCGGCATGTGGGAAGCCATGACCGACGCGCAGTGGACCGACGCGAAGGCCGCGGGGGAACTGCACGCCTGGCTCAAGCAAAGCCCCGTGGTCAAACCCGGCAGCCTGATGCCCCGCTACGACGGCGGCGAGTACATGGTGCAGGGCAAGAAGGTCAAGGGCGGCACCCTGACCGACACCGAAATCGATGATATTGCCGCCTACCTGCGCAGCCTCAAGCTGCCGGAAGAAGCGGACTACTGGAAGGGCACGCCCGTGCACGGCGCACCCGACGGAGGCACCCAGTGA
- a CDS encoding heme o synthase, which yields MTTSEPIPAETAPARATWRDYLSLTKPKVISLLLWTTVTAMFMAERGVPDLWLLVVVSLAGYMSAGSAGVFNMIIDRDIDLKMARTAQRPTTSGLISTRDAAAFGAALQILSFAMLWVWATPLAAWMSLAGFLTYVVVYTQLLKRNTWHNIVLGGAAGCFPPLVGWAAVTGDLNLFAWFLFAIIFFWTPVHFWALALMIKEEYREVGIPMLPVVHGDKLTVAQLGLYAIYTVVLSVMPVFFREVGAIYFVAAAGLGGWLLVLSWRLYRHVMAGKAVERKVAVPLYLYSMLYLALLFVAAAADRMIFAALG from the coding sequence ATGACGACTTCCGAGCCCATCCCCGCCGAGACCGCGCCCGCCCGGGCGACGTGGCGGGACTACCTGTCGCTGACCAAACCCAAGGTCATCAGCCTGCTGCTCTGGACGACCGTCACGGCGATGTTCATGGCCGAGCGGGGCGTGCCGGACCTGTGGCTGCTGGTCGTCGTGAGCCTCGCGGGGTACATGTCCGCGGGTTCGGCGGGCGTGTTCAACATGATCATCGACCGCGACATCGACCTGAAGATGGCGCGCACCGCCCAGCGGCCCACCACGAGCGGCCTGATCAGCACGCGGGACGCCGCCGCGTTCGGCGCGGCGCTGCAGATCCTGTCGTTCGCCATGCTGTGGGTGTGGGCCACGCCGCTGGCCGCCTGGATGAGCCTCGCGGGCTTCCTGACGTACGTGGTGGTGTACACGCAGCTCCTCAAACGCAACACTTGGCACAACATCGTGCTGGGCGGCGCGGCCGGGTGCTTCCCGCCGCTGGTGGGCTGGGCGGCCGTGACGGGCGACCTGAACCTGTTCGCGTGGTTCCTGTTCGCGATCATCTTCTTCTGGACGCCCGTGCATTTCTGGGCGCTGGCGCTGATGATCAAGGAGGAATACCGCGAGGTCGGGATTCCCATGCTGCCCGTCGTGCACGGTGACAAGCTGACAGTGGCGCAGCTCGGCCTGTACGCGATCTACACGGTGGTGCTGTCGGTCATGCCGGTGTTCTTCCGCGAGGTCGGGGCGATCTACTTCGTGGCGGCGGCCGGGCTGGGCGGGTGGCTGCTGGTGCTGTCCTGGCGTCTGTACCGGCACGTGATGGCCGGGAAGGCCGTGGAGCGCAAGGTGGCGGTGCCGCTGTACCTGTACTCGATGCTGTATCTGGCGCTGCTGTTCGTGGCGGCGGCGGCCGACCGGATGATCTTCGCGGCGCTCGGCTGA
- a CDS encoding COX15/CtaA family protein, translating into MSGTLTVPRARAGAWLPRLAWAALIYNVLVILWGAVVRITGAGAGCGDHWPLCNGVVVPQSPTLHTVIEFSHRLTSGASGLLAIALVALAFRVTGKGHPARLGAVLSFALILLEGLVGGVQVLLGLTADSTDPARGFVQGVHLANTFLLLAALLLTALWASGAPGLRLRRQGLVGGWSYVGLGLMLVLGMAGAVTALGDLLFLPADGSTPIETVKRDFAVTASVIENLRVVHPMLAVLTSAFLVWLGVFLRRERPGAEVSRWSGVLWGVLAAQMVAGFANVALKAPGWMQLVHLLLALGLWLALVMLVYRALTDLSVQGGRARVGGNV; encoded by the coding sequence ATGAGTGGAACGCTGACAGTTCCGCGCGCCCGCGCGGGCGCGTGGCTCCCCCGGCTGGCCTGGGCGGCGCTGATCTATAACGTGCTGGTGATCCTGTGGGGCGCGGTGGTGCGCATCACGGGCGCCGGGGCGGGGTGCGGGGATCACTGGCCGCTGTGTAACGGCGTGGTGGTGCCGCAGAGCCCCACGCTGCATACCGTGATCGAGTTCAGCCACCGCCTGACCAGTGGCGCCAGTGGCCTGCTGGCCATCGCCCTGGTGGCGCTGGCGTTCCGCGTGACGGGCAAAGGCCACCCGGCGCGGCTGGGAGCCGTGCTGTCCTTCGCACTGATCCTGCTGGAGGGTCTGGTGGGGGGTGTGCAGGTGCTGCTGGGCCTCACGGCGGACAGTACCGACCCGGCGCGCGGGTTCGTGCAGGGTGTGCATCTGGCGAACACGTTCCTGCTGCTGGCGGCGCTGCTGCTGACGGCACTGTGGGCCAGTGGCGCGCCGGGCCTGCGCCTGCGCCGTCAGGGGCTGGTGGGCGGCTGGAGTTACGTGGGCCTGGGGCTGATGCTGGTGCTGGGCATGGCGGGCGCCGTGACGGCGCTGGGGGACCTGCTGTTCCTCCCGGCGGACGGCAGCACGCCCATCGAGACGGTCAAGCGGGATTTCGCGGTGACGGCCTCGGTCATCGAGAACCTGCGGGTGGTGCACCCGATGCTGGCAGTGCTGACGAGTGCGTTCCTGGTGTGGCTGGGCGTGTTCCTGCGCCGCGAGCGGCCGGGCGCCGAGGTGAGCCGCTGGAGTGGCGTGCTGTGGGGCGTGCTGGCCGCGCAGATGGTCGCGGGCTTCGCGAACGTGGCGCTCAAGGCGCCGGGCTGGATGCAGCTCGTGCACCTGCTGCTGGCGCTGGGGCTGTGGCTGGCGCTGGTCATGCTGGTGTACCGGGCCCTGACGGACCTGTCCGTGCAGGGTGGGCGCGCTAGGGTGGGGGGGAACGTATGA
- a CDS encoding DUF420 domain-containing protein, which translates to MAETINQWAVITIVLSGLALIVGVYLIKRGLREAHMRAMIVASTLATIFLVLYLTRLGLGYEKKYAGPEEWRTAYFVLLISHIILAAANLPLALGALWNAYKGLKAARTLNNIDLPAARGYFNKHRAWVRWTVPVWLYVAVTGWIIYLVLHSYGEVIKS; encoded by the coding sequence ATGGCGGAAACCATCAACCAGTGGGCGGTCATCACGATCGTCCTGAGCGGCCTGGCCCTCATCGTGGGCGTGTACCTCATCAAACGTGGCCTGCGTGAAGCCCACATGCGCGCCATGATCGTCGCCAGCACCCTGGCCACCATCTTCCTCGTGCTGTACCTCACCCGGCTGGGCCTGGGCTACGAGAAGAAATACGCCGGGCCCGAGGAGTGGCGCACGGCGTACTTCGTGCTGCTGATCAGCCACATCATCCTGGCCGCCGCGAACCTCCCGCTGGCGCTGGGCGCCCTGTGGAACGCGTACAAGGGACTGAAGGCCGCCCGCACCCTGAACAACATCGACCTGCCCGCCGCGCGCGGGTACTTCAACAAGCACCGCGCCTGGGTCCGCTGGACGGTCCCGGTGTGGCTGTACGTCGCCGTGACCGGCTGGATCATCTACCTCGTGCTGCACAGCTACGGCGAGGTCATCAAGAGCTGA
- a CDS encoding MFS transporter translates to MTVPTSPDPTPPAGRDVLAYPEFRAMLVAAVTSTLASRAVALTVAYQMYQLTRDPLTLGLLGLVEAIPALSLALLGGVVADRTDRRRILLLTIGAEVLCAALFALYAPHAQAGGIWPLLALIFALGVARGFSDPALPAFQAQVVPRELLLRASAWRSSAWQAAAIIGPALGGALYAWRGPQAAYAFALGLFLISLGCVVYVKSKGRPAFTPGEPLGQSIKVGLAFVLQRQVLVGSMALDLFSVLFGGAIALLPVFASDILRVGPTGLGLLVAAPSVGALAVMLLATRRPPGRGAGRTLLLAVAGFGVSMIVFGLSHNLALSVAALVAAGVFDGISMVIRSATLQLNTPDHMRGRVNAVSGMFIGASNELGAFESGVAARLLGTARSVWLGGIVTLIVVAATAALAPELRAMNLADIED, encoded by the coding sequence GTGACCGTCCCCACCTCGCCTGACCCCACCCCCCCAGCCGGGCGGGACGTGCTGGCCTACCCGGAATTCCGCGCCATGCTCGTCGCGGCCGTCACCAGCACCCTCGCCTCGCGCGCCGTCGCCCTGACCGTCGCGTACCAGATGTACCAGCTCACGAGAGACCCACTCACGCTGGGCCTGCTGGGCCTCGTGGAGGCCATCCCGGCCCTGAGCCTCGCGCTGCTGGGCGGCGTCGTCGCCGACCGGACGGACCGCCGCCGCATCCTGCTGCTGACCATCGGCGCAGAGGTGCTGTGCGCGGCCCTGTTCGCGCTGTACGCCCCGCACGCCCAGGCGGGGGGTATCTGGCCGCTGCTCGCGCTGATCTTCGCGCTGGGCGTCGCGCGGGGCTTCTCCGACCCGGCCCTCCCGGCCTTCCAGGCGCAGGTCGTGCCGCGCGAACTGCTGCTGCGCGCCAGCGCCTGGCGGTCCAGTGCGTGGCAGGCCGCCGCGATCATCGGCCCGGCGCTGGGCGGCGCGCTGTACGCCTGGCGCGGCCCGCAGGCGGCGTACGCCTTCGCACTGGGGCTGTTCCTGATCTCGCTGGGCTGCGTGGTCTACGTGAAAAGCAAGGGCCGCCCCGCCTTCACGCCCGGCGAACCGCTGGGCCAGAGCATCAAGGTGGGCCTCGCGTTCGTCCTGCAGCGGCAGGTGCTGGTCGGCAGCATGGCCCTGGACCTGTTCAGCGTGCTGTTCGGCGGGGCCATCGCGCTGCTGCCCGTGTTCGCCAGCGACATTCTGCGGGTCGGCCCCACCGGGCTGGGCCTGCTCGTCGCGGCGCCCAGCGTCGGCGCGCTGGCTGTCATGCTGCTCGCCACCCGCCGCCCACCCGGACGTGGCGCGGGCCGCACGCTGCTGCTGGCCGTCGCGGGCTTCGGCGTGAGCATGATCGTCTTCGGCCTGTCCCACAACCTCGCCCTGAGCGTCGCGGCCCTGGTCGCCGCCGGGGTGTTCGACGGGATCAGCATGGTCATCCGCAGCGCCACCCTGCAACTGAACACCCCCGACCACATGCGCGGCCGCGTGAACGCCGTCAGCGGCATGTTCATCGGGGCCAGCAACGAACTCGGCGCGTTCGAGAGCGGCGTCGCCGCCCGCCTGCTCGGCACCGCCCGTAGCGTCTGGCTGGGCGGCATCGTCACGCTGATCGTCGTCGCCGCCACCGCCGCGCTGGCCCCCGAACTGCGCGCCATGAACCTCGCGGACATCGAGGACTGA
- the panB gene encoding 3-methyl-2-oxobutanoate hydroxymethyltransferase, translating into MKRSIPELQHSAQPLVMVTAYDYPGGKHAQAAGVDLILVGDSLGNVVLGYDSTAPVTLGDMIHHARAVRRGAPDTFMVVDLPFGTYHTGVQDAMRNAVRVIQETGADAIKMEGATPEILQVVQTLTRNGIPVMGHVGLMPQTATAQGGLRVQGKDDAGARATLDGALALEDAGAFSVVLEAIPARLAKLISDRLTVPTIGIGAGVNCDGQVLVTHDLLGIYEGEEKKIARRYAELGRAAREAIAAYAADVRAREFPTRDNAFVMKDDVLDKLY; encoded by the coding sequence ATGAAACGCAGCATTCCGGAGTTGCAGCACTCCGCGCAGCCGCTGGTCATGGTGACCGCGTACGACTACCCCGGCGGGAAGCACGCGCAGGCCGCCGGGGTCGACCTGATCCTGGTCGGCGACAGCCTGGGGAACGTCGTGCTGGGCTACGACAGCACCGCGCCCGTCACGCTGGGCGACATGATCCACCACGCCCGCGCCGTGCGCCGCGGCGCGCCCGACACGTTCATGGTCGTGGACCTGCCCTTCGGCACGTACCACACCGGCGTGCAGGACGCCATGCGCAACGCCGTGCGCGTCATCCAGGAGACCGGCGCGGACGCCATCAAGATGGAAGGCGCGACCCCCGAGATCCTGCAGGTCGTGCAGACCCTCACCCGCAACGGCATTCCGGTCATGGGCCACGTGGGCCTGATGCCGCAGACCGCGACCGCGCAGGGTGGCCTGCGCGTGCAGGGCAAGGACGACGCGGGCGCCCGCGCCACCCTGGACGGCGCCCTGGCCCTGGAGGACGCCGGGGCGTTCAGCGTGGTGCTGGAAGCCATCCCCGCGCGGCTCGCGAAACTCATCAGCGACCGCCTGACCGTCCCCACCATCGGGATCGGCGCCGGGGTGAACTGCGACGGGCAGGTGCTCGTCACGCACGACCTGCTCGGCATCTACGAGGGCGAGGAGAAGAAGATCGCCCGGCGCTACGCCGAACTGGGCCGCGCCGCGCGCGAGGCCATCGCCGCGTACGCCGCCGACGTCCGCGCCCGCGAGTTCCCCACCCGCGACAATGCCTTCGTCATGAAAGACGACGTGCTCGACAAGCTGTACTGA
- a CDS encoding PAS domain S-box protein: MRPGQLELRVAYVLFALLMLESFLVALLVPRPQAFVVILPVLVTLGVAGWLAPRLVRLLRGHRELKEAYGQELTFARQVMESVEHGLTVTDEDGRFVFVNRAYAGMLGLTPERVLGRTPFEFTVREDHAALRDARDHRSAGTSSTYRTRLRRPDGSLLEVVITGSPRWHAGRIVGNVAAVVPLRELRDADDGA; this comes from the coding sequence ATGAGACCGGGTCAGCTGGAGTTGAGGGTGGCGTACGTGCTGTTCGCCCTGCTGATGCTGGAGTCGTTCCTGGTGGCGCTGCTGGTGCCGCGCCCGCAGGCGTTCGTGGTGATCCTGCCGGTCCTGGTGACGCTGGGCGTCGCGGGCTGGTTGGCGCCGCGGCTGGTGAGGCTGCTGCGCGGGCACCGCGAGCTGAAGGAGGCGTACGGGCAGGAGCTGACCTTCGCGCGGCAGGTCATGGAGTCCGTCGAGCACGGCCTGACCGTGACGGACGAGGACGGGCGGTTCGTGTTCGTGAACCGGGCGTACGCGGGGATGCTGGGCCTGACGCCCGAGCGGGTGCTGGGGCGCACGCCGTTCGAGTTCACGGTGCGGGAGGACCACGCGGCGCTGCGGGACGCGCGCGATCACCGTTCGGCGGGCACGTCGAGCACGTACCGCACGCGGCTGCGCCGCCCGGACGGGTCGCTGCTGGAGGTCGTGATCACGGGCTCGCCCCGCTGGCATGCAGGGCGGATCGTGGGGAACGTCGCGGCAGTCGTGCCGCTGCGCGAGCTACGGGACGCGGACGACGGGGCGTAG